One part of the Marichromatium purpuratum 984 genome encodes these proteins:
- a CDS encoding D-alanyl-D-alanine carboxypeptidase/D-alanyl-D-alanine-endopeptidase has product MIALHSSRRRAALVLGAALLCLSGLAHGADPLATVRGLEHASLLLVEPDDTTAIDQGATTPRVPASTMKLLTAYAALETWGREHRFHTDIRFDDDGVLWVVGHGDPYLVSEELMRIATAVRARGVTRINGLGLDTHALGADTEIPGRSHTSNPYDAPLSALAANFNTVSLVREADGRLRSGESQTPLTATARALGAGLGAGRHRVNLVDRARAERHFGELFAALLERAGVSVVGPIRQARAPRGARLLYRHHNSRTLAEMIAPMLEYSTNFIANGLFIKLSDPKDKGVAGMAEARRTVTRLARERLGWRDAVIDDGAGLSRANRLSARQLIELLDAFVPYRDLMPRQDDDPRVLAKTGTLTGVSSYAGYVRRNGGWGRFALLVEQPVDRGLRQRLASALAR; this is encoded by the coding sequence ATGATCGCACTCCATTCATCCCGTCGCCGCGCCGCACTCGTGCTGGGCGCGGCCCTGTTGTGTCTGAGCGGTCTGGCGCACGGTGCCGATCCACTCGCCACCGTGCGCGGGCTGGAGCACGCCAGCCTGCTGCTGGTCGAGCCCGACGACACCACCGCGATCGACCAGGGCGCGACCACGCCACGGGTGCCGGCCTCGACGATGAAGCTGCTCACCGCCTATGCCGCACTCGAGACCTGGGGGCGCGAGCATCGCTTCCACACCGATATCCGCTTCGACGACGACGGCGTCCTCTGGGTGGTCGGGCACGGCGATCCCTACTTGGTCTCCGAGGAGCTGATGCGCATCGCCACCGCAGTACGCGCGCGCGGCGTCACTCGCATCAACGGGCTCGGGCTCGACACCCACGCGCTCGGCGCCGATACCGAGATCCCCGGGCGCTCACACACCAGCAACCCCTACGATGCCCCGCTGAGCGCGCTCGCGGCCAACTTCAACACCGTGAGCCTGGTACGCGAGGCCGATGGCCGGCTGCGTAGCGGCGAGTCGCAGACGCCGCTGACCGCCACCGCCCGGGCGCTGGGCGCAGGACTCGGTGCCGGACGCCATCGCGTCAATCTGGTCGACCGCGCCCGTGCCGAGCGTCACTTCGGCGAGTTGTTCGCGGCCCTGCTCGAGCGCGCCGGCGTCAGCGTCGTCGGGCCGATCCGTCAGGCCCGGGCGCCACGCGGTGCGCGGCTGCTCTACCGGCACCACAACAGCCGCACCCTCGCCGAGATGATCGCGCCGATGCTCGAGTACTCGACCAACTTCATCGCCAATGGCTTGTTCATCAAGCTCTCCGACCCCAAGGACAAGGGAGTCGCGGGAATGGCCGAAGCGCGACGCACGGTGACCCGGCTGGCGCGCGAACGTCTCGGCTGGCGCGATGCGGTGATCGACGATGGCGCCGGACTGTCGCGCGCCAATCGGTTGAGCGCACGCCAGCTCATCGAGTTGCTCGATGCCTTTGTTCCCTATCGCGACCTGATGCCGCGCCAGGACGACGACCCGCGAGTGCTGGCCAAGACCGGCACCCTGACCGGGGTCAGCAGCTATGCCGGCTATGTCCGGCGCAATGGTGGCTGGGGACGCTTCGCGCTGCTCGTCGAGCAGCCGGTCGATCGCGGCCTGCGCCAGCGGCTGGCCAGCGCGTTGGCGCGCTGA
- a CDS encoding HlyC/CorC family transporter yields the protein MNDFPLPGLFLILFLLILLSAFFSGSETALLTLNRYRLRHQADQGNRGARRARKLLDRPDRLIGLILLGNNFVNIMASSLATVIAIRLGGEAAIGIAAGLLTLVILIFAEVTPKTYATLHPERLAFPAAYVYGPLLKLLYPVVWLVNLFTNNLLRLIGIAPEDGGQGTALSREELRTVVSEAGAMIPERSRSMLLGILDLERATVEDIMIPRNEVDGIDIQDSEEEIIQAIRNTNYTRLPLYDGSIDNVIGVFHARNALHAILEKGLGKEHLRAIARQPYFVPEGTQLYQQLLNFQHTKQRVGLVVDEYGDFLGLITLADLLEEIVGEFTTDPSDSISEIQPAEDGSLLIDCGIGLRELNRVLRWELPTDGPKTLNGLILEYLETIPEPGTSLKLSGHPMEIIQTADNGVKTVRIIPRPTRRPRR from the coding sequence GTGAACGATTTTCCCCTGCCCGGCCTGTTCCTGATCCTCTTCCTGCTCATCCTGCTGTCGGCCTTCTTCTCGGGTTCGGAGACCGCGCTGCTCACCCTCAACCGCTACCGGCTGCGCCACCAGGCCGACCAGGGCAACCGCGGGGCGCGGCGTGCGCGCAAGCTGCTCGATCGTCCCGACCGGCTGATCGGGCTGATCCTGCTCGGCAACAACTTCGTCAACATCATGGCCTCCTCGCTGGCCACGGTGATCGCCATCCGTCTCGGCGGCGAGGCGGCCATCGGCATCGCCGCCGGGCTGCTCACTCTGGTGATCCTGATCTTCGCCGAGGTCACCCCCAAGACCTATGCCACGCTCCATCCCGAGCGTCTGGCCTTCCCCGCCGCCTATGTCTACGGCCCCTTGCTCAAGCTGCTCTATCCGGTGGTGTGGCTGGTCAACCTGTTCACCAACAACCTGCTGCGTCTGATCGGCATCGCCCCCGAGGACGGCGGTCAGGGCACCGCACTCAGCCGCGAGGAGCTGCGCACCGTGGTCAGCGAGGCCGGGGCGATGATCCCCGAGCGCAGCCGCTCGATGCTGCTCGGCATCCTCGATCTCGAACGCGCCACCGTCGAGGACATCATGATCCCGCGCAACGAGGTCGACGGCATCGACATCCAGGACAGCGAGGAAGAGATCATCCAGGCGATCCGCAACACCAACTACACCCGTCTGCCGCTGTACGACGGCAGCATCGACAACGTCATCGGTGTCTTCCACGCCCGCAACGCGCTGCACGCGATCCTCGAGAAGGGACTCGGCAAGGAACACCTGCGCGCCATCGCCCGTCAACCCTACTTCGTCCCCGAGGGCACCCAGCTCTACCAGCAGCTGCTGAACTTCCAGCACACCAAGCAGCGCGTCGGCCTGGTGGTCGACGAATACGGCGACTTCCTGGGGCTGATCACCCTCGCCGACCTGCTCGAGGAGATCGTCGGCGAGTTCACCACCGACCCCTCGGACAGCATCTCCGAGATCCAGCCAGCCGAGGACGGCTCGCTGCTGATCGACTGCGGCATCGGGCTGCGCGAACTCAACCGCGTGCTGCGCTGGGAGCTGCCGACCGACGGGCCCAAGACCCTCAACGGGCTGATCCTCGAGTACCTCGAGACCATCCCCGAGCCCGGCACCAGCCTCAAGCTCTCGGGACACCCGATGGAGATCATCCAGACCGCCGACAACGGCGTGAAGACGGTCAGGATCATCCCGCGCCCGACACGACGCCCGCGGCGCTGA
- a CDS encoding trypsin-like peptidase domain-containing protein has translation MFDPFVRHRVVLVALAVLLTLGGCAQPRTTDQRQFSAPEFAGFPHRKAGADYPSLAPLMREITPAVVNIAVEAEVSARAHPFLSDPEFRSFLERFGLPLPEPGEIERQRNVGSGVIVDAERGYVMTNAHLLQGATSIRVTLKDRRSFHARRIAADTDTDIAILQIPVVEVRPLRFADSDRLEVGDFVIAIGNPFGLGQTVTSGIVSAVGRSGIADNRFGELIQTDASINPGNSGGPLIDLSGAVVGINTALIGPTGGNVGIGFAVPANRARAILARLR, from the coding sequence GTGTTCGACCCCTTCGTCCGTCACCGCGTCGTACTGGTGGCGCTGGCCGTGCTGCTGACGCTCGGCGGTTGCGCCCAACCTCGGACCACCGACCAACGCCAGTTCTCCGCGCCCGAGTTCGCCGGCTTCCCACACCGCAAGGCCGGCGCCGACTATCCCTCACTGGCGCCGCTGATGCGCGAGATCACCCCGGCGGTGGTCAACATCGCGGTCGAGGCCGAAGTCTCGGCGCGCGCTCATCCCTTTCTCAGCGACCCGGAGTTCCGCAGCTTCCTCGAGCGCTTCGGACTGCCACTACCCGAACCCGGCGAGATCGAGCGCCAGCGCAACGTCGGCTCCGGGGTGATCGTCGACGCCGAGCGCGGCTATGTGATGACCAACGCCCATCTGCTGCAGGGCGCCACCAGCATCCGTGTCACCCTCAAGGACCGGCGCAGCTTCCACGCCCGACGCATCGCCGCCGACACCGACACCGACATCGCCATCCTCCAGATCCCAGTGGTCGAGGTACGCCCACTGCGCTTCGCCGACTCCGACCGGCTCGAGGTCGGCGACTTCGTCATCGCCATCGGCAACCCCTTCGGTCTGGGTCAGACGGTGACCTCGGGGATCGTCAGCGCGGTCGGGCGCAGCGGCATCGCCGACAACCGCTTCGGCGAACTGATCCAGACCGACGCCTCGATCAACCCCGGCAACTCCGGCGGCCCGCTGATCGATCTCAGCGGTGCCGTGGTCGGCATCAACACCGCTCTCATCGGCCCGACCGGCGGCAACGTCGGCATCGGCTTCGCCGTCCCCGCTAACCGCGCCCGCGCCATCCTCGCGCGACTGCGCTAG
- the bioC gene encoding malonyl-ACP O-methyltransferase BioC: MSTPDPRLAPIDKRRARASFARAAPGYDAAAVLQREIADRLLERLDYIRLQPRRILDLGAGTGYCTAALQRRYKRAEVVALDFAQPMLQQTRRRGRWWRRALCVCADAESLPLADDSFDLILSSATIQWCNDLEHTFGECLRILRPGGLLQFTTFGPDTLRELRAAWAEVDGHAHVSPFTDMHEIGDALVRARLADPVMDAERLTLTYPTTTELMHDLKAIGARNASRDRPRGLTGRARLAAVAEAYERERRDDGRLPATYEVLYGHAWAPEQAPQSSTADGAVAVPLEQLSRQLGGRD; encoded by the coding sequence ATGTCGACGCCCGACCCACGGCTGGCACCGATCGACAAGCGCCGCGCCCGCGCCAGCTTCGCGCGCGCCGCGCCCGGCTACGACGCCGCGGCGGTGCTGCAGCGCGAGATCGCCGACCGCCTGCTCGAACGACTCGACTACATCCGTCTCCAGCCGCGTCGTATCCTCGACCTCGGCGCCGGCACCGGCTACTGCACCGCCGCGCTGCAACGGCGCTACAAGCGCGCCGAGGTGGTGGCGCTCGACTTCGCCCAGCCGATGCTGCAGCAGACGCGCCGGCGCGGGCGCTGGTGGCGCCGTGCGCTGTGCGTCTGCGCCGACGCCGAGTCGCTGCCGTTGGCCGATGACTCGTTCGACCTGATCCTGTCGAGCGCCACCATCCAGTGGTGCAACGACCTCGAACACACCTTCGGCGAGTGTCTGCGCATCCTCCGCCCCGGCGGTCTGCTGCAGTTCACCACCTTCGGTCCCGACACCCTGCGCGAGCTGCGCGCGGCCTGGGCCGAGGTCGACGGTCACGCCCACGTCAGCCCCTTCACCGACATGCACGAGATCGGCGATGCGCTGGTACGCGCCCGCCTCGCCGACCCGGTGATGGACGCCGAGCGGCTGACCCTGACCTATCCCACCACCACCGAGCTGATGCACGACCTCAAGGCGATCGGCGCACGCAACGCCAGCCGGGACCGCCCGCGCGGCCTGACCGGGCGGGCGCGACTGGCCGCCGTCGCCGAGGCCTACGAGCGCGAACGGCGCGACGACGGGCGCCTGCCGGCAACCTACGAGGTGCTCTACGGCCACGCCTGGGCGCCCGAACAGGCGCCCCAGTCGAGCACCGCCGACGGCGCCGTCGCGGTGCCGCTCGAGCAGCTCAGCCGCCAGCTCGGCGGACGCGACTGA
- the bioH gene encoding pimeloyl-ACP methyl ester esterase BioH, protein MSTGSNPSLPLVLLHGWGMNAAVWDGLPPQLGGLPTQTIELPGHGARTPARADLWAWADACLEAAPEEAVWLGWSLGGLVAQAAALRAPKRVRGLIQLTATPRFVQAADWRPAMAEETLGQFHQGLLDDPSGTLSRFLALQVRGSDAARETLRTLRQELTTRPEPDPRALADGLDLLRDEDLRGQLPDIACPALWLFGSHDALVPAAVAERIELIMPGARTQVIAGAAHAPHISHRRETLTAIEDFVAEALG, encoded by the coding sequence GTGTCCACCGGATCCAACCCGTCCCTGCCGCTGGTACTGCTCCACGGCTGGGGCATGAACGCCGCCGTCTGGGACGGCCTGCCGCCACAGCTCGGCGGCCTGCCGACCCAGACCATCGAACTCCCCGGCCACGGCGCCCGGACGCCCGCCCGCGCCGACCTCTGGGCCTGGGCCGATGCCTGCCTGGAGGCCGCCCCCGAGGAGGCGGTGTGGCTCGGCTGGTCGCTCGGCGGACTGGTCGCCCAGGCCGCTGCGCTGCGCGCACCCAAGCGGGTGCGCGGACTGATCCAGCTCACCGCCACGCCGCGCTTCGTCCAGGCCGCCGACTGGCGCCCGGCGATGGCCGAGGAGACCCTCGGTCAGTTCCACCAGGGTCTGCTCGACGACCCCAGCGGCACCCTCTCGCGCTTCCTCGCGCTCCAGGTACGCGGCAGCGACGCCGCGCGCGAGACCCTGCGCACCCTGCGCCAGGAACTCACCACGCGCCCCGAGCCCGACCCGCGCGCACTCGCCGACGGACTCGACCTGCTGCGCGACGAGGACCTGCGCGGCCAGCTCCCCGACATCGCCTGTCCGGCGCTGTGGCTGTTCGGCAGTCACGACGCCCTGGTGCCGGCGGCGGTGGCCGAGCGCATCGAGCTGATCATGCCTGGTGCCCGCACCCAGGTGATCGCCGGCGCCGCGCACGCGCCGCACATCTCGCACCGCCGCGAGACCCTGACGGCGATCGAGGACTTCGTCGCCGAGGCATTGGGCTGA
- a CDS encoding recombination-associated protein RdgC, translating into MFKNARLYRLEQPVRIDGQELETQLDGRRFRPCGPLETATMGWSAPLGEDGGALVHPLEGCLLICARKQERLLPTAAVKEALEERIGEIEAGESREVGRTERRRLREQIVDEMLPRAFTRSRRTRAYIDTESGWMVIDAASEKQAEEVVSLLRETLGSLPALLPAPAEHPAEVLSRWLLEDSAPADFVAGDACELRDAEEKSGVVRISGGDLSSDEVLAHLRAGKRAVKLALTWDERFSFTLADDLSLKRLRMAEELLDTLDDEIEDPAVRFETEFALFALQLRNLLARLEDVFGLAEARAGI; encoded by the coding sequence ATGTTCAAGAACGCCAGACTCTATCGTCTCGAGCAGCCCGTCCGCATCGACGGACAGGAACTCGAGACCCAGCTCGACGGACGCCGGTTCCGTCCCTGCGGTCCGCTGGAGACCGCGACCATGGGTTGGAGCGCGCCGCTCGGCGAGGACGGCGGTGCCCTGGTCCACCCCCTCGAGGGCTGTCTGCTGATCTGCGCGCGCAAGCAGGAGCGTCTGCTGCCGACGGCGGCGGTGAAGGAGGCGCTGGAGGAGCGTATCGGCGAGATCGAGGCCGGCGAGTCGCGCGAGGTCGGGCGCACCGAGCGGCGTCGGCTGCGCGAGCAGATCGTCGACGAGATGCTGCCGCGTGCCTTCACCCGCTCGCGTCGCACCCGCGCCTATATCGATACCGAGAGTGGCTGGATGGTGATCGACGCGGCCAGCGAGAAGCAGGCCGAAGAGGTCGTCTCGCTGCTGCGCGAGACCCTGGGCAGCCTGCCGGCGTTGCTGCCGGCGCCGGCCGAGCACCCTGCCGAGGTGCTCTCGCGCTGGCTGCTCGAGGACAGCGCCCCGGCCGATTTCGTCGCCGGTGACGCCTGCGAGCTGCGCGACGCCGAGGAGAAGAGCGGAGTGGTGCGGATCAGCGGTGGCGATCTCAGCAGCGACGAGGTGCTCGCCCATCTGCGCGCCGGCAAGCGCGCGGTGAAGCTCGCGCTGACCTGGGACGAGCGCTTCAGCTTCACCCTCGCCGACGATCTGTCGCTGAAGCGTCTGCGCATGGCCGAGGAGCTGCTCGACACCCTCGACGACGAGATCGAGGACCCGGCGGTGCGCTTCGAGACCGAGTTCGCGCTGTTCGCGCTGCAACTGCGCAACCTGCTCGCGCGGCTCGAGGACGTGTTCGGGCTCGCTGAGGCGCGCGCCGGCATCTGA
- a CDS encoding NAD-dependent epimerase: MKVMVTGSAGFIGSALSLRLLERGDEVIGVDNLNDYYDVNLKRARLARTQDHPRFHDLRIDIEDGAALHAAFAEHRPDRVVNLAAQAGVRYSIENPLAYVNTNLVGFANILEGCRHHGVEHLVYASSSSVYGANTEMPFSVHHNVDHPVSLYAASKKANELMAHTYSHLYRLPTTGLRFFTVYGPWGRPDMALFKFTRAILAGEPIDVFNYGKHRRDFTFIDDIVEGVIRVLDRVPEGNPEWSGAAPDAASSAAPYRIYNIGNNNPVELMEYIAVLERCLGREAEKNLLPLQPGDVPDTYADVADLVRDTGYQPNTSVADGVARFVDWYRDFYQV; this comes from the coding sequence ATGAAAGTCATGGTCACCGGCAGCGCCGGTTTCATCGGCTCGGCCCTGTCGCTGCGCCTGCTCGAGCGCGGCGACGAGGTGATCGGCGTCGACAACCTCAACGACTACTACGACGTCAACCTCAAGCGCGCCCGATTGGCGCGCACCCAGGACCATCCGCGCTTCCACGACCTGCGCATCGACATCGAGGACGGCGCGGCGCTCCATGCCGCCTTCGCCGAGCATCGCCCCGACCGGGTGGTCAACCTTGCCGCCCAGGCCGGAGTGCGCTACTCGATCGAGAACCCGCTGGCCTACGTCAACACCAACCTCGTCGGCTTCGCCAACATCCTCGAGGGCTGTCGTCATCACGGCGTCGAACACCTGGTCTACGCCTCGAGCAGCTCGGTCTACGGCGCCAATACCGAGATGCCCTTCTCGGTGCATCACAACGTCGACCACCCGGTCAGCCTCTACGCGGCGAGCAAGAAGGCCAACGAGCTGATGGCCCACACCTACAGCCATCTCTACCGGCTGCCGACCACCGGGCTGCGCTTCTTCACCGTCTACGGTCCCTGGGGCCGGCCCGACATGGCGCTGTTCAAGTTCACCCGCGCGATCCTCGCCGGCGAGCCGATCGATGTCTTCAACTACGGCAAGCACCGTCGCGACTTCACTTTCATCGACGACATCGTCGAGGGCGTGATCCGGGTGCTCGACCGCGTCCCCGAGGGCAATCCCGAGTGGAGCGGCGCGGCCCCAGACGCCGCCTCCAGCGCCGCGCCCTACCGCATCTACAACATCGGCAACAACAATCCGGTGGAGTTAATGGAGTACATTGCGGTGCTCGAACGCTGTCTCGGGCGCGAGGCCGAGAAGAACCTGCTGCCGCTGCAGCCCGGCGACGTGCCCGACACCTATGCCGACGTCGCCGATCTGGTGCGCGACACCGGCTACCAGCCCAATACCTCGGTGGCCGACGGCGTGGCGCGCTTCGTCGACTGGTATCGCGACTTCTATCAGGTGTGA
- the bioB gene encoding biotin synthase BioB, with protein MSATLQAPPIRTDWTVDEVLAILEQPFNDLMFEAQCAHRARFDPHQIHVSTLLNIKTGACPEDCGYCSQSSKNHTGLERERLLELETVLAAARAARDQGATRFCMGAAWRNPSDNNLEHVIAMIKGVHDLGLETCVTLGMLDAEQARALKDAGLDYYNHNLDTSPEFYGQVITTRTYEDRLRTLGHVREVGLKTCSGGILGMGESRRDRASMLQQLATLPAHPESVPINMLVQVEGTPLFGRDAIDPFEFIRVVATTRLVMPASHIRLSAGRHDMSDEMQSLCYLAGADSIFYGDHLLTTKNAGTNRDRDLFARLDMHFVEDHGEREEPGACKRHVKLEEMLPSDA; from the coding sequence ATGTCAGCCACCCTGCAAGCACCCCCGATCCGCACCGACTGGACCGTCGACGAGGTTCTCGCCATCCTCGAGCAACCGTTCAACGACCTGATGTTCGAGGCCCAGTGCGCCCATCGCGCCCGCTTCGACCCGCACCAGATCCACGTCAGCACCCTGCTCAACATCAAGACCGGTGCCTGCCCCGAGGACTGTGGCTACTGCTCGCAGAGTTCGAAGAACCACACCGGGCTGGAGCGCGAGCGGCTGCTCGAACTCGAGACCGTGCTCGCCGCCGCACGCGCCGCGCGCGATCAGGGCGCGACCCGCTTCTGCATGGGCGCGGCCTGGCGCAACCCCAGTGACAACAACCTCGAGCACGTCATCGCCATGATCAAGGGGGTCCACGACCTCGGGCTCGAGACCTGCGTCACCCTCGGCATGCTCGACGCCGAGCAGGCGCGCGCACTCAAGGACGCCGGGCTGGACTACTACAACCACAACCTCGACACCTCGCCCGAGTTCTACGGCCAGGTGATCACCACCCGCACCTACGAGGACCGACTGCGCACCCTCGGACACGTCCGCGAGGTCGGCCTCAAGACCTGCAGCGGCGGTATCCTCGGCATGGGCGAGTCGCGCCGCGACCGCGCCTCCATGCTCCAGCAGCTCGCCACCCTGCCGGCCCACCCCGAGTCGGTGCCGATCAACATGCTGGTGCAGGTCGAGGGCACGCCGCTGTTCGGGCGCGACGCCATCGACCCGTTCGAGTTCATCCGCGTCGTCGCCACCACCCGACTGGTGATGCCGGCCTCGCACATCCGGCTCTCCGCCGGGCGTCACGACATGAGCGACGAGATGCAGTCGCTGTGCTACCTCGCCGGGGCCGACTCGATCTTCTACGGCGACCACCTGCTCACCACCAAGAACGCCGGCACCAACCGCGACCGCGACCTGTTCGCGCGGCTCGATATGCACTTCGTCGAGGACCACGGCGAGCGCGAGGAGCCCGGCGCCTGCAAGCGTCACGTCAAACTCGAAGAGATGCTGCCGAGCGACGCATGA
- a CDS encoding ComF family protein — protein MTLLGCLTEGLYPPTCVLCGAPGEAGFDLCAGCRAELPVNHHCCARCAQPFDGDLGAGRWCGRCVARPPPFVRCHAPLRYQGLVPGLIADLKFHARLDRAVLLGRLLAETRAALAPPLPELLVPVPLHPARQRERGYNQALELARVAGAALDVAVDPGLCRRVRATPPQVGQQRRARQRNIGPGAFTLAQALPARRLAIIDDVMTSGATVSALARVLGRAGGREIEVWVVARTP, from the coding sequence ATGACGCTGCTGGGGTGTCTGACCGAGGGGCTCTATCCGCCGACCTGCGTGCTCTGTGGTGCACCCGGCGAGGCCGGGTTCGATCTCTGCGCCGGCTGTCGCGCCGAGCTGCCGGTCAACCACCATTGCTGCGCCCGCTGTGCCCAGCCCTTCGACGGCGACCTCGGTGCCGGGCGCTGGTGCGGGCGCTGCGTGGCGCGCCCGCCGCCCTTTGTCCGCTGTCATGCGCCGCTGCGCTATCAGGGGCTGGTGCCGGGGCTGATCGCCGATCTCAAGTTCCACGCCCGGCTCGATCGCGCGGTGCTGCTCGGGCGGCTGCTCGCCGAGACGCGCGCGGCGCTCGCGCCGCCGTTGCCCGAGCTGCTGGTGCCGGTGCCGCTGCACCCGGCGCGCCAGCGTGAGCGGGGCTACAACCAGGCGCTGGAGCTGGCGCGGGTGGCCGGCGCCGCGCTCGACGTGGCGGTCGACCCCGGGCTCTGTCGGCGGGTGCGTGCGACCCCGCCGCAGGTCGGCCAGCAGCGCCGCGCGCGCCAGCGCAACATCGGCCCGGGCGCCTTCACCTTGGCCCAGGCGCTGCCCGCCAGGCGTCTGGCGATCATCGACGATGTGATGACCTCCGGCGCCACGGTGAGCGCGCTGGCGCGGGTGCTGGGGCGTGCCGGGGGGCGCGAGATCGAGGTCTGGGTGGTGGCGCGCACGCCCTGA
- the bioD gene encoding dethiobiotin synthase, whose translation MPGLFVTGTDTDCGKTAVSQGLIAALAAREQRVLGMKPIASGCVETADGLRNDDAERLAAAGWCEQPYARINPYAFAPAIAPHVAAAEAGVEIALAPIRDAYRALCDETDWVVVEGAGGWRVPLGDRLSMRDLPRALDLPVVLVVGVKLGCINHALLTQDSIRASGCPLVGWVANQVDPTMTASAATLDTLTRAIAAPRLGVIPWLDQLTPASVAAHLDPTPLL comes from the coding sequence ATGCCAGGCCTGTTCGTCACCGGAACCGACACCGACTGCGGCAAGACCGCCGTCAGCCAGGGGTTGATCGCCGCGCTCGCCGCGCGCGAGCAGCGCGTGCTGGGGATGAAGCCGATCGCCTCGGGCTGTGTCGAGACCGCCGACGGACTGCGCAACGACGACGCCGAGCGGCTCGCCGCCGCCGGCTGGTGCGAACAGCCCTATGCGCGGATCAACCCCTATGCCTTCGCCCCGGCGATCGCGCCGCACGTGGCCGCCGCCGAGGCCGGGGTGGAGATCGCGCTGGCGCCGATCCGCGACGCCTATCGAGCGTTGTGCGACGAGACTGACTGGGTGGTGGTCGAGGGCGCCGGCGGCTGGCGCGTCCCGCTCGGCGACCGACTGTCGATGCGCGACCTGCCGCGCGCGCTCGACCTGCCGGTGGTGCTGGTGGTCGGGGTCAAGCTCGGTTGCATCAACCACGCCCTGCTCACCCAGGACTCAATCCGCGCCAGCGGCTGCCCGCTCGTCGGTTGGGTGGCCAATCAGGTCGACCCGACCATGACCGCCTCGGCGGCTACCCTCGACACCCTCACCCGCGCCATCGCCGCCCCCCGGCTCGGCGTGATCCCCTGGCTCGACCAGCTCACCCCGGCCAGTGTCGCCGCCCATCTCGACCCGACGCCGTTGCTGTGA
- the bioF gene encoding 8-amino-7-oxononanoate synthase: MSLDALAPELERLRDADLYRRRRVQQGPQQPRARIDGRELLSFCSNDYLGLANHPKVIAALQRGAERWGVGSGAAHLVNGHSAAHEALEEELAAFTGRERALLFSTGYMANLGVISALAGRRDTLLQDKLNHASLLDAAQLSRATLRRYAHADADALAAQLERHPETRLVITDGVFSMDGDLAPLPALAERARRAGAWLMVDDAHGLGVLGPGGRGSLAHFGLDQDAAPILMGTLGKALGVSGAFVAGPAVLIETLIQRARSYIYTTATPPALAEATRFSLRLAERETWRREHLQALIIRLRDGATRLGLELMASATPIQPLVAGSAARALAWSRALEERGILVGAIRPPTVPEGSARLRITLSAAHTESDVDRLLAALAELPRADRAD, from the coding sequence ATGAGCCTCGATGCCCTCGCCCCCGAACTCGAGCGGCTGCGCGATGCCGACCTCTACCGCCGGCGCCGCGTCCAGCAGGGTCCGCAGCAGCCGCGCGCCCGCATCGACGGGCGCGAGCTGCTGAGCTTCTGCAGCAACGACTATCTCGGGCTGGCCAACCACCCCAAGGTGATCGCCGCGCTGCAACGCGGTGCCGAGCGCTGGGGTGTGGGCAGTGGCGCGGCGCACCTGGTCAACGGCCACAGCGCCGCGCACGAGGCGCTGGAGGAGGAACTTGCCGCCTTCACCGGGCGCGAGCGCGCGCTGCTCTTCTCCACCGGCTACATGGCCAACCTCGGGGTGATCAGCGCCCTCGCCGGGCGTCGCGACACCCTGCTCCAGGACAAGCTCAACCACGCCTCGCTGCTCGACGCCGCGCAGCTCTCGCGCGCCACCCTGCGCCGCTACGCCCATGCCGACGCCGACGCGCTCGCCGCGCAGCTCGAGCGTCACCCGGAGACCCGGCTGGTGATCACCGACGGCGTGTTCAGCATGGACGGCGATCTCGCCCCGCTGCCCGCGCTCGCCGAGCGGGCGCGGCGCGCCGGCGCCTGGCTGATGGTCGACGACGCCCATGGTCTCGGCGTGCTCGGCCCCGGCGGGCGCGGCTCGCTCGCGCACTTCGGGCTCGATCAGGACGCGGCACCCATCCTGATGGGCACCCTGGGCAAGGCGCTCGGCGTCTCCGGCGCCTTCGTCGCCGGCCCGGCGGTGCTAATCGAGACCCTGATCCAGCGCGCCCGCAGCTATATCTACACCACCGCCACGCCGCCGGCGCTGGCCGAGGCCACCCGGTTCAGCCTGCGTCTGGCCGAGCGCGAGACCTGGCGTCGCGAGCACCTGCAGGCGCTGATCATTCGGCTGCGCGACGGCGCGACCCGGCTCGGTCTCGAACTGATGGCGAGCGCCACCCCGATCCAACCGCTGGTCGCCGGCAGCGCCGCGCGCGCCCTGGCCTGGAGCCGGGCGCTCGAAGAACGTGGCATCCTCGTCGGCGCCATCCGGCCACCGACCGTGCCCGAGGGCAGCGCGCGACTGCGCATCACCCTCTCGGCCGCCCATACCGAGTCCGACGTCGACCGGCTGCTCGCGGCGCTCGCCGAGCTGCCCCGCGCCGATCGCGCGGACTGA